Proteins from a genomic interval of Streptomyces sp. NBC_01445:
- the xylA gene encoding xylose isomerase produces the protein MTYRPTPDDKFSFGLWTVGWQGRDPFGDATRAALDPAESVRRLADLGAYGVTFHDDDLIPFGASDTERESHVKRFRQALDSTGLIVPMATTNLFTHPVFKDGAFTANDRDVRRYALRKTIRNIDLAVELGAKTYVAWGGREGAESGAAKDVRAALDRMKEAFDLLGEYVVQQGYDLKFAIEPKPNEPRGDILLPTVGHALAFIERLERPEMYGVNPEVGHEQMAGLNFPHGIAQALWAGKLFHIDLNGQTGIKYDQDLRFGAGDLRSAFWLVDLLETAGYEGPRHFDFKPPRTEDYDGVWASAEGCMRNYLILRERAAAFRADPEVQEALRASRLDELVQPTAADGLSGLLADASAFEGFDVEAAAARGMAFERLDQLAMDHLLAARG, from the coding sequence ATGACGTACCGACCCACCCCCGACGACAAGTTCAGCTTCGGCCTGTGGACGGTCGGCTGGCAGGGGCGCGACCCGTTCGGCGACGCCACCCGCGCCGCCCTCGACCCGGCCGAGTCCGTGCGGCGCCTGGCCGACCTCGGCGCCTACGGAGTGACGTTCCACGACGACGACCTGATCCCCTTCGGGGCCTCGGACACCGAGCGCGAGTCGCACGTCAAGCGCTTCCGGCAGGCCCTCGACTCCACCGGCCTGATCGTCCCGATGGCCACCACGAACCTCTTCACGCACCCCGTCTTCAAGGACGGCGCGTTCACCGCGAACGACCGAGACGTGCGCCGGTACGCCCTGCGCAAGACCATCCGCAACATCGATCTCGCTGTCGAACTCGGCGCGAAGACGTACGTCGCCTGGGGCGGCCGCGAGGGCGCCGAATCCGGCGCGGCCAAGGACGTACGGGCCGCGCTCGACCGGATGAAGGAGGCGTTCGACCTGCTCGGCGAGTACGTCGTCCAGCAGGGCTACGACCTGAAGTTCGCGATCGAGCCGAAGCCGAACGAGCCGCGCGGCGACATCCTCCTGCCCACTGTCGGCCACGCCCTCGCCTTCATCGAGCGCCTGGAGCGGCCCGAGATGTACGGCGTGAACCCGGAGGTGGGCCACGAGCAGATGGCGGGGCTCAACTTCCCGCACGGCATCGCCCAGGCACTGTGGGCGGGCAAGCTCTTCCACATCGACCTCAACGGCCAGACGGGCATCAAGTACGACCAGGACCTCCGCTTCGGCGCGGGCGACCTGCGCTCGGCGTTCTGGCTGGTCGACCTGCTGGAGACCGCCGGGTACGAGGGGCCGCGGCACTTCGACTTCAAGCCGCCGCGCACCGAGGACTACGACGGCGTGTGGGCGTCGGCCGAGGGCTGCATGCGCAACTACCTGATCCTGCGCGAGCGTGCGGCCGCGTTCCGGGCCGACCCGGAGGTTCAGGAGGCGCTGCGCGCCTCGCGGCTCGACGAGCTGGTGCAGCCCACCGCCGCCGACGGCCTGTCGGGGCTGCT
- the xylB gene encoding xylulokinase — translation MSSADGPLVVGVDSSTQSTKALVVDAATGAVVASGQAPHTVSSGQGRESDPEQWWTALCEALRQCGDAAHRASAVSVGGQQHGLVTLDAAGRPVRPALLWNDVRSAPQARRLIDEMGGPKAWAERVGSVPGASFTVTKWAWLAEHEPDAVRATAAVRLPHDYLTQRLTGDGTTDRGDASGTGWWASATESYDDDILARVGLDPALLPRVVRPGEVAGTVHGSGELPFSRGTLVAAGTGDNAAAALGLGLRPGTPVLSLGTSGTVYAVSRHRPADPTGTVAGFADARGDWLPLACTLNCTLAVDRVAALLGLDREAVEPGGGITLLPYLDGERTPDLPNASGLLHGLRHDTTGGQLLQAAYDGAVHALLGALDLVLDADADLSVPLLLIGGGARGAAWQQTVRRLSGRAVQVPEARELVALGAAAQAAGLLTGEDPAAVARRWGTAQGPVLDPVEQDAAALARISGVLSDAAPLLDRGPR, via the coding sequence ATGTCATCAGCCGATGGACCACTCGTCGTCGGGGTGGACAGCTCCACGCAGTCCACGAAGGCCCTGGTCGTCGACGCCGCCACGGGCGCGGTCGTGGCGAGCGGCCAGGCACCCCACACGGTCAGCTCGGGGCAGGGCCGCGAGAGCGACCCCGAGCAGTGGTGGACCGCACTGTGCGAGGCGCTGCGCCAGTGCGGTGACGCGGCGCACCGGGCCTCGGCAGTGTCGGTCGGCGGTCAGCAGCACGGCCTCGTCACGCTCGACGCCGCCGGCCGGCCGGTACGTCCCGCGCTGCTCTGGAACGATGTGCGCTCGGCGCCCCAGGCCCGCCGCCTCATCGACGAGATGGGCGGCCCCAAGGCGTGGGCCGAGCGGGTGGGCAGTGTGCCCGGGGCCTCGTTCACCGTCACCAAGTGGGCATGGCTGGCCGAGCACGAGCCGGACGCGGTACGCGCCACGGCCGCCGTGCGGCTGCCGCACGACTACCTCACTCAGCGGCTGACCGGCGACGGCACGACGGACCGGGGCGACGCCTCGGGCACGGGCTGGTGGGCCTCGGCCACGGAGTCGTACGACGACGACATCCTCGCTCGCGTGGGGCTCGATCCGGCGCTCCTCCCCCGGGTCGTGCGCCCCGGAGAGGTGGCCGGTACGGTCCACGGATCGGGTGAACTGCCTTTCTCCAGGGGGACGTTGGTGGCCGCGGGCACGGGCGACAACGCGGCCGCCGCCCTCGGCCTCGGGCTCCGGCCCGGCACCCCGGTCCTCAGCCTCGGCACGTCCGGCACGGTGTACGCGGTGTCGCGGCACCGCCCCGCGGACCCGACCGGCACTGTCGCCGGCTTCGCCGACGCGCGCGGCGACTGGCTGCCACTCGCGTGCACCCTCAACTGCACGCTGGCCGTCGACCGGGTCGCCGCGCTGCTCGGCCTGGACCGCGAGGCCGTGGAACCCGGCGGCGGCATCACGCTGCTGCCGTACCTGGACGGCGAGCGCACCCCCGATCTGCCGAACGCCTCAGGGCTGTTGCACGGACTGCGGCACGACACCACGGGAGGCCAGCTCCTGCAGGCCGCCTACGACGGCGCAGTCCACGCGCTCTTGGGCGCGCTGGACCTCGTCCTCGACGCTGACGCCGACCTGTCGGTGCCGCTGCTGCTCATCGGGGGCGGCGCCCGGGGAGCGGCCTGGCAACAGACCGTACGACGGCTCTCGGGCCGTGCGGTGCAGGTGCCCGAGGCCCGCGAGCTGGTCGCGCTCGGCGCCGCGGCGCAGGCCGCCGGGCTGTTGACCGGGGAGGATCCGGCGGCGGTGGCACGGCGCTGGGGAACGGCGCAGGGGCCTGTTCTGGATCCTGTGGAGCAGGACGCGGCGGCGCTGGCGCGGATCTCCGGGGTACTCTCCGACGCGGCCCCGCTCCTGGACAGGGGTCCGCGCTGA
- a CDS encoding ROK family transcriptional regulator — protein MTAPLHEPRPGTPDTQQGMRRRNLSRVIHSVATDGPLSRATVAQHIGLTRAAVSTLVDELIRSGLIEELGPQRPGRVGRPGSALVVSRSGPAGIGAEVGVDHLAVCAVDLSGEVRARAVRRVANRGRAPGPVLKELSVLIREVTARAEREGLRPAGLAVAVPGLVARGTHTVVRAPNLDWHDTDVSTLLPTPTEPRSVLPLSVDNEANFGALAELWLGEETPADFLHVSAEIGIGAALVVDGKLLRGTRGFAGELGHVPVRPEGPACPCGGRGCLEQYAGEEAVLRAAGLGPGEDRVGLLAERAAAGDTDARRALRGAGAAMGIALTGAVNLLDPRAVVLGGALSRLAPWLLPALERELTRRTATPADGVTVSRLGSDGPLLGAAHSVVRAVLDDPVAASV, from the coding sequence ATGACCGCACCACTGCACGAGCCCCGGCCCGGCACACCCGACACCCAGCAGGGCATGCGCCGGCGCAACCTCTCGCGGGTCATACACTCCGTCGCCACGGACGGACCGTTGTCGCGGGCCACGGTCGCCCAGCACATCGGGCTGACCAGGGCCGCGGTTTCGACGCTCGTCGACGAACTGATCCGGTCGGGTCTGATCGAGGAGCTCGGCCCACAGCGGCCCGGCAGGGTCGGGCGTCCCGGCTCGGCGCTCGTCGTCAGCCGCAGCGGTCCCGCCGGGATCGGGGCCGAGGTCGGTGTCGACCATCTCGCGGTGTGCGCGGTCGATCTGAGCGGCGAGGTACGCGCGCGTGCCGTGCGCCGCGTCGCCAACCGCGGGCGCGCGCCCGGCCCCGTCCTCAAGGAACTGTCCGTGCTGATCCGGGAGGTGACGGCCCGTGCCGAACGGGAGGGGCTGCGCCCGGCGGGCCTCGCGGTCGCGGTGCCGGGCCTGGTCGCGCGCGGCACGCATACGGTGGTCCGGGCGCCCAACCTGGACTGGCACGACACGGACGTCTCCACGCTGCTGCCGACACCGACCGAGCCACGGTCCGTTCTGCCGCTGAGCGTCGACAACGAGGCGAATTTCGGGGCCCTCGCCGAGCTCTGGCTCGGCGAGGAGACCCCCGCCGACTTCCTGCACGTCTCGGCCGAGATCGGCATCGGCGCGGCGCTCGTCGTCGACGGCAAGCTGCTGCGCGGAACCCGTGGATTCGCGGGCGAGTTGGGGCACGTTCCGGTCCGCCCGGAGGGCCCGGCGTGCCCGTGCGGAGGGCGCGGATGCCTGGAGCAGTACGCGGGCGAGGAGGCCGTGCTGCGCGCGGCGGGCCTCGGTCCCGGCGAGGACCGGGTGGGTCTGCTCGCCGAGCGCGCCGCGGCAGGGGACACGGATGCGCGGCGGGCGCTGCGCGGGGCCGGGGCCGCCATGGGCATCGCGCTGACCGGGGCGGTGAACCTCCTCGACCCTCGGGCGGTCGTGCTCGGCGGGGCGCTGTCGCGGCTCGCGCCGTGGCTACTGCCCGCGCTGGAGCGGGAGTTGACGCGCCGGACGGCTACGCCGGCCGACGGGGTGACGGTGTCGCGCCTGGGGTCCGACGGCCCTCTGCTCGGTGCGGCGCACTCGGTGGTGCGGGCGGTGCTCGACGATCCGGTGGCGGCGAGCGTGTAG
- a CDS encoding APC family permease, protein MDVQNGTGLRRGAIGLREVLFQSITAMAPAAAVAASIPAGTAFAGGSLPLSVLIALVACLFTASCVAELARELPAAGSVSTYAARGLHPSVGFLVGWGYVFVEALVPPLLLLQLGFTTAGTLHNEWSSYPADLWWPWSLAGAVIIAVAGYFGVRASARFGTVLGTFEVVVFLAFAILLISKAGSDNTLSVFGTSHSAQGYEGWSGVFAGSVYTVLAFAGFEAAAPLAEETRDPRRTMHRAVLGAALAIGLFYVLTTYAMSVYFGPGRFATFGAEGAASWEGVARASFGLFWVLVFLAVVNSTIANANACANVTTRTAFALGRIGVFPSGFARLHPVRRSPVTGVAVQFVVAVAAMLGLGFAYDPVTAFLLLATVIVTVIIGVYIVANLACAGYFLRRGRSALRPVRHLVLPLLGIVAFVPALLTAAGLPVFDFVSELTAPVSYAGPVVAAWMLAGIVVLAVLLRRHPERIAETGRVHLDDDAPDGAPDTGSDPDAPTSQ, encoded by the coding sequence GTGGACGTTCAGAACGGAACGGGACTGCGGCGCGGGGCGATCGGGCTGCGCGAGGTCCTGTTCCAGAGCATCACGGCGATGGCGCCGGCGGCCGCGGTCGCCGCGTCGATCCCGGCGGGTACGGCGTTCGCGGGCGGCAGCCTGCCCCTGTCCGTGCTGATCGCGCTGGTGGCCTGTCTGTTCACGGCGTCGTGCGTGGCGGAGCTGGCACGCGAACTGCCCGCGGCCGGCTCCGTGTCGACGTACGCCGCGCGCGGCCTCCATCCGAGCGTGGGTTTCCTCGTCGGCTGGGGTTATGTGTTCGTCGAGGCCCTTGTGCCGCCTCTGCTTCTGCTGCAGCTGGGCTTCACCACGGCCGGGACGCTGCACAACGAGTGGTCGTCGTACCCGGCTGACCTGTGGTGGCCGTGGTCGCTCGCCGGAGCCGTGATCATCGCCGTGGCAGGCTACTTCGGAGTGCGCGCGTCGGCCCGCTTCGGGACGGTGCTCGGCACCTTCGAGGTCGTCGTCTTCCTGGCCTTCGCGATCCTGCTGATCTCGAAGGCGGGCAGCGACAACACCCTTTCGGTGTTCGGCACTTCGCACTCGGCACAGGGGTACGAGGGCTGGAGCGGCGTCTTCGCCGGTTCGGTGTACACGGTGCTGGCGTTCGCCGGGTTCGAAGCGGCGGCGCCCCTCGCCGAGGAGACCCGCGACCCACGGCGCACCATGCACCGGGCCGTCCTCGGGGCGGCCCTGGCGATCGGGCTCTTCTACGTACTGACGACGTACGCGATGTCGGTGTACTTCGGACCCGGCAGGTTCGCGACGTTCGGAGCGGAGGGCGCCGCGTCGTGGGAGGGCGTGGCCCGCGCCTCGTTCGGCCTCTTCTGGGTCCTGGTGTTCCTGGCGGTGGTGAACTCGACGATCGCGAACGCCAACGCGTGCGCCAACGTCACGACACGCACGGCGTTCGCCCTCGGCCGGATCGGCGTCTTCCCGAGCGGCTTCGCGCGCCTGCACCCGGTGCGCCGCTCCCCCGTCACCGGCGTCGCCGTCCAGTTCGTCGTCGCGGTCGCGGCGATGCTCGGGCTCGGTTTCGCCTACGACCCGGTGACGGCGTTCCTGCTCCTGGCGACGGTGATCGTCACGGTCATCATCGGTGTGTACATCGTGGCGAACCTCGCCTGTGCCGGGTACTTCCTGCGCCGCGGTCGCTCCGCTCTGCGCCCGGTGCGCCATCTCGTCCTCCCGCTCCTCGGCATCGTCGCCTTCGTGCCCGCGCTGCTGACGGCCGCGGGCCTGCCGGTCTTCGACTTCGTGTCGGAGCTGACGGCGCCGGTTTCCTACGCGGGCCCGGTCGTCGCCGCGTGGATGCTCGCGGGGATCGTGGTGCTCGCAGTGCTCCTGCGGCGCCATCCGGAACGCATAGCGGAGACCGGACGCGTCCATCTCGACGACGACGCACCCGACGGAGCACCGGACACAGGATCGGACCCTGACGCACCCACCTCACAGTGA
- a CDS encoding acetamidase/formamidase family protein, whose product MNDPRILTVRPEPGEYAYTFGGAPPVARIAPGTVLDLYTEDCFDGRVRSEKDLVSQVCEFPFLNPQTGPFHIEGAEPGDTVAVHFVSVEPARDWAASTTVPLFGALTSTHTTATLQPPLPEVVWMWHLDGERRTARFTAHDSDFQVELPMDPMHGTVGAAPANLEVRSALVPDAHGGNMDSPEMRAGVTCYLGVNVEGALLSLGDGHARQGEGETCGVAVECAMRTVVIVELLKGVATPWPRIESDTHIISTGSARPLEDAFRISQLDLVRWLERDYGFSELDAYQFASQTVESPLANVCDTNYTCVAKLRKEWLPARETHRGLHAHLRDVAATLPRPDHRTF is encoded by the coding sequence ATGAACGACCCCAGGATCCTGACCGTGCGGCCCGAACCGGGCGAGTACGCCTACACGTTCGGCGGCGCGCCGCCCGTCGCCCGGATCGCACCGGGCACGGTCCTGGACCTGTACACGGAGGACTGCTTCGACGGGCGGGTGCGGTCCGAGAAGGACCTGGTGTCGCAGGTGTGCGAGTTCCCGTTCCTCAATCCGCAGACCGGGCCCTTCCACATCGAGGGCGCCGAACCCGGCGACACGGTCGCGGTGCACTTCGTCTCCGTCGAGCCGGCCCGCGACTGGGCGGCGTCGACGACAGTCCCGCTCTTCGGCGCACTCACGTCCACCCACACCACGGCCACGCTCCAGCCGCCGCTGCCCGAGGTCGTATGGATGTGGCACCTCGACGGGGAGCGACGCACGGCCCGGTTCACTGCGCACGACAGCGACTTCCAGGTCGAGCTGCCGATGGACCCGATGCACGGAACGGTCGGCGCGGCACCGGCGAACCTCGAGGTCCGCTCGGCCCTCGTCCCGGACGCGCACGGCGGCAACATGGACTCGCCGGAAATGCGGGCGGGCGTCACCTGCTACCTCGGGGTGAACGTCGAGGGCGCGCTGCTCAGCCTCGGCGACGGGCACGCGCGGCAGGGCGAGGGCGAGACGTGCGGCGTCGCCGTCGAGTGCGCCATGCGGACCGTCGTGATCGTCGAGCTCCTCAAGGGCGTCGCCACGCCGTGGCCGCGCATCGAGTCGGACACGCACATCATCTCGACCGGATCGGCGCGGCCCCTCGAGGACGCGTTCCGGATATCCCAACTCGACCTGGTGCGCTGGCTGGAGCGCGACTACGGCTTCAGTGAGCTGGACGCCTACCAGTTCGCCTCGCAGACCGTCGAGTCGCCGCTCGCCAACGTCTGCGACACGAACTACACGTGCGTGGCGAAACTCCGTAAGGAGTGGCTGCCGGCACGGGAGACGCATCGCGGGCTGCACGCGCACTTGAGGGACGTCGCCGCGACGCTCCCCCGCCCGGACCACCGCACCTTCTGA
- a CDS encoding N-acetylmuramoyl-L-alanine amidase, with the protein MDRRPLPSRRRLLQAGALAAVPAALLPAAHAWAGAQAVDYPGAESVPASTSNYTASSRPTSYPLNYVIIHVTQETYADALAIFQNPAKKVSAHYVVRSSDGHIAQCVRERNIAWHAGNWDYNTRSIGIEHEGWVDQPEYFTDALYQSSANLTAAICAKYGIPMDRQHILGHYEVPGTDHTDPGPYWDWSRYIRMVNFA; encoded by the coding sequence ATGGACCGAAGGCCACTTCCGAGCCGGCGCCGGTTACTCCAGGCCGGCGCGCTCGCCGCCGTGCCCGCAGCGCTGCTCCCCGCCGCCCACGCCTGGGCCGGGGCACAGGCCGTCGACTATCCGGGCGCCGAGTCCGTCCCTGCCAGCACCTCCAACTACACGGCGTCCAGCCGCCCCACCAGCTATCCCCTGAACTACGTGATCATCCACGTAACCCAGGAGACGTACGCCGACGCCCTGGCCATCTTCCAGAACCCGGCCAAGAAGGTCTCCGCGCACTACGTGGTCCGCTCGTCCGACGGCCACATCGCCCAGTGCGTCCGCGAGCGCAACATCGCCTGGCACGCCGGAAATTGGGACTACAACACCCGAAGCATCGGCATCGAGCACGAGGGCTGGGTCGACCAGCCGGAGTACTTCACCGACGCGCTCTACCAGTCGTCGGCCAATCTGACCGCCGCGATCTGCGCCAAGTACGGCATACCCATGGACCGCCAGCACATCCTCGGGCACTACGAGGTCCCCGGCACGGACCACACCGACCCGGGCCCGTACTGGGACTGGTCCCGCTACATCAGGATGGTCAACTTCGCCTGA
- a CDS encoding GAF domain-containing protein, with protein sequence MTDPWVALEPGTDPSERVRVLRRAHEAFTAAGTVSRPVRSVVADSWRRSAGAHVSPDASASVELSDGDLGAYRAEHPLARVMPLFRELMGTFAQDGEHLLAVCDAHGRLLWVEGDRTTRQRAGKMNFVPGARWSETAMGTNAPGTAVAVDRPVQVFAAEHFIRRVQPWTCAAAPVHDPRSGRLLGAVDITGGDGLAHPHSLAFVQAVARAAESQLALLAPPPSDADSLRLTALGRDEALLITSGGRKIRLSRRHSEILVLLARHPEGLTGDELLCALYEDESVTPVTLRAELARLRRVLGPDILGSRPYRLAAPVESDFGTVERRLGTGAVTAAAAAFGGPLLPGSQAPAVVRVRRRLTDEIRAALIARGDPDLLADWAHAPWGEEDLDVWRALATVRPTPPVLARLRELDAEQAAPGPPTSYATYLQRPRA encoded by the coding sequence TTGACCGATCCATGGGTGGCCCTGGAGCCGGGCACCGATCCGTCCGAGCGGGTACGGGTCCTGCGCCGCGCGCACGAGGCGTTCACCGCCGCGGGGACCGTGTCCCGCCCGGTGCGCTCCGTGGTGGCCGATTCCTGGCGGCGCTCCGCCGGAGCGCACGTCAGCCCGGACGCCTCGGCGTCGGTGGAGCTGAGCGACGGCGACCTCGGGGCGTACCGCGCCGAGCATCCGCTGGCCCGGGTCATGCCGCTGTTCCGTGAACTCATGGGCACGTTCGCCCAGGACGGCGAGCATCTGCTCGCCGTGTGTGACGCGCACGGCAGGCTCCTGTGGGTCGAGGGCGACCGGACGACGCGGCAGCGGGCGGGGAAGATGAACTTCGTGCCGGGCGCGCGCTGGTCGGAGACGGCGATGGGGACGAACGCGCCGGGCACGGCCGTGGCGGTCGACCGGCCCGTCCAGGTGTTCGCCGCCGAGCACTTCATCCGGCGCGTCCAGCCGTGGACCTGCGCGGCGGCCCCCGTGCACGATCCGCGTTCGGGGCGGCTGCTCGGCGCCGTCGACATCACGGGCGGGGACGGGCTTGCCCATCCGCACAGCCTGGCGTTCGTGCAGGCGGTGGCCCGTGCGGCGGAGTCCCAGCTGGCGCTGCTCGCGCCGCCGCCTTCGGACGCGGACAGCCTCCGGCTCACCGCGCTCGGCCGGGACGAGGCGCTTCTCATCACGAGCGGCGGACGCAAGATCCGCCTCAGCCGCCGGCACAGCGAGATCCTCGTCCTGCTGGCCCGCCACCCGGAGGGCCTGACCGGCGACGAGTTGCTGTGCGCCCTGTACGAGGACGAGTCGGTCACACCTGTGACGCTGCGGGCCGAACTGGCGCGCCTGCGCCGGGTACTCGGCCCCGACATCCTCGGCTCGCGCCCCTACCGCCTGGCGGCGCCCGTCGAGTCCGACTTCGGGACGGTCGAGCGGCGCCTGGGGACGGGCGCGGTGACGGCGGCCGCCGCCGCGTTCGGCGGACCGCTGCTGCCCGGCTCGCAGGCCCCTGCCGTCGTTCGTGTACGGCGCAGGCTCACCGACGAGATACGTGCCGCGCTCATCGCGCGGGGCGACCCCGACCTGCTCGCGGACTGGGCGCACGCACCGTGGGGCGAGGAGGACCTCGACGTGTGGCGGGCGCTGGCCACGGTGCGCCCCACGCCGCCCGTGCTTGCCCGGCTCAGGGAACTCGACGCGGAGCAGGCCGCGCCCGGCCCCCCGACGTCGTACGCAACCTATCTGCAACGTCCGCGCGCCTAG